In one Mucilaginibacter sp. PAMB04168 genomic region, the following are encoded:
- a CDS encoding DEAD/DEAH box helicase, with protein sequence MEPVQPHPHSFPVVYTIPNVTVSSLTEVVIARHGGSYDSLDTEITAEYLSIDHGIFKVQLRSDGFPVVDVLQQGEHLMLTCPCKQPKTQLCEHQAEVLRQLIYKEDYRLFFDERLRHDLQLKLAVDYGLQDEPDLDRYFDLRHSDSKTVIELKNAALYPVTPESLNIVKGLVLPEQPHAFYRTGELQDGTTRFLVLKQHKYYKHLMLELYDAPVTRDGKIKNPLSPVNALELIWDTNDPLELKFYTAISRFQNSVDGKVTASALNSLKAAIRNPLNLPSYIHQSAVSEKVTATALQQVSLSVIINNIELTVEQKGHFFEISGTLLIGDNTLKLTDLEIKFGYFVQLNNKLFLVKDLQMLGTINFFKRRAESLLIHQSKYSLFQAQILNKLEDGTKINYRYIKPANQSQLAEQGFTRDAEKIIYLSDFGQHVMIVPVMRYGEVEIAIRSQKQINAIDHKGKYFTVQRNEEAERNFTALLLKQHADFEEQLTDDLQYFYLHKKKFLNEDWFLNAFEDWYADGITIFGFNELSGNNLNPHKAKISVRVLSGINWFNTELKVYFGKRRAALKHLHKAIRNKTKFVQLDDGTMGVLPAKWVERFTQYFNTAEIGNDELLYTPKANFTSIAQLYDDAMLDEEVKAEIYNYQQKLNDFNEIQSVQVSPELQTTLRHYQHQGLNWLNFLDDFNFGGCLADDMGLGKTIQIIAFILLQRQKTKHNTNLLVVPTSLIFNWQAEVQKFAPSIRINTVYGAGRVKSVEDFDGSELILTSYGTLLSDVNFLKEYYFNYIFLDESQNVKNPDSQRYKAVRLLKSRNKIAITGTPIENNTFDLYSQLSFASPGLLGSKQYFKEIYLTPIDQFQQSKRTKELQEKIRPFVLRRTKEQVANELPEKTEIVLHCEMQTEQRKIYDAYEKEFREFISATTQESLPKKSMYVLKGLTKLRQVCDSPLLLKGEKLPGNASAKIDVLMEQIQSKAPHHKILIFSQFVTMLNLIRVELQRHHIGHAFLSGNTRNREGVVNDFQENAETRVFLVSLKAGGTGLNLTAADYIYVVDPWWNPAIENQAIDRAYRIGQKKNVVAVRLICPNTVEEKMMQLQETKRELAGSIITDASGFKSLTRQDLLGIVTHT encoded by the coding sequence ATGGAGCCGGTTCAACCACACCCACATTCTTTTCCTGTAGTATACACCATACCTAATGTTACGGTTAGTTCGCTTACAGAGGTTGTTATTGCCCGGCACGGCGGTAGTTATGATTCGTTGGATACAGAAATAACCGCTGAGTACTTAAGTATAGATCATGGCATTTTCAAAGTTCAACTGCGTTCAGACGGATTTCCAGTGGTAGATGTGTTGCAACAAGGTGAACATTTAATGCTCACCTGCCCATGTAAGCAACCCAAAACCCAACTGTGTGAGCATCAGGCAGAGGTTTTACGCCAACTCATTTACAAGGAAGATTATCGCCTTTTTTTTGATGAGCGGCTTCGGCACGATCTGCAGCTTAAGCTGGCAGTTGATTACGGATTACAGGACGAGCCGGATTTGGATCGTTATTTTGATCTGCGGCATAGTGACAGTAAAACGGTAATTGAACTTAAGAATGCTGCACTATACCCTGTTACGCCCGAAAGTTTAAACATAGTAAAGGGTTTGGTTTTACCGGAGCAACCACATGCTTTTTACCGGACCGGAGAGCTGCAGGATGGCACCACGCGATTTTTGGTTTTGAAGCAGCATAAGTATTACAAGCACTTGATGCTTGAATTGTATGATGCGCCGGTAACGCGCGATGGAAAGATCAAAAACCCGCTTAGTCCGGTAAACGCATTAGAGCTGATATGGGATACGAATGATCCGCTTGAATTAAAATTCTATACTGCAATATCCCGTTTTCAAAATAGTGTCGACGGTAAAGTAACAGCCTCTGCGCTGAACAGCTTAAAGGCTGCAATACGTAATCCGCTGAATTTACCATCTTACATACATCAAAGCGCGGTATCAGAAAAGGTAACGGCAACAGCCTTGCAGCAAGTAAGCTTAAGCGTTATTATTAACAATATAGAGCTGACTGTTGAACAAAAAGGCCATTTTTTTGAAATATCGGGTACCCTTTTGATAGGTGATAACACGCTTAAACTTACAGATCTCGAAATCAAATTCGGCTATTTTGTACAATTAAATAATAAGTTGTTTTTGGTTAAGGACCTGCAAATGCTGGGCACCATAAACTTTTTTAAACGCCGTGCCGAAAGTTTGCTCATACACCAGTCTAAGTATAGCCTGTTTCAGGCACAGATATTAAATAAGCTGGAGGACGGCACCAAGATTAATTATCGTTACATCAAGCCGGCCAATCAAAGTCAGTTGGCCGAGCAGGGATTTACCAGAGATGCAGAAAAAATCATATACCTGTCGGATTTTGGTCAGCATGTAATGATTGTGCCTGTTATGCGCTATGGCGAGGTAGAAATTGCCATACGTTCGCAAAAGCAAATCAATGCAATAGATCATAAAGGTAAATATTTCACGGTGCAACGTAATGAGGAAGCCGAGCGGAATTTTACCGCTTTACTGCTCAAACAACACGCCGATTTTGAAGAACAGCTTACTGATGACCTGCAATACTTTTACTTGCATAAAAAAAAGTTTTTGAATGAGGATTGGTTTCTGAACGCCTTTGAAGACTGGTATGCTGATGGGATCACCATATTTGGCTTTAATGAGTTAAGCGGCAATAACCTCAACCCGCACAAGGCAAAAATATCGGTAAGGGTATTAAGTGGTATAAATTGGTTTAACACAGAATTAAAGGTGTATTTCGGAAAGCGGCGTGCTGCCTTGAAGCACCTGCATAAAGCTATTCGGAACAAAACCAAATTTGTACAGTTAGACGACGGCACTATGGGCGTTTTACCGGCCAAATGGGTAGAACGCTTTACGCAGTATTTCAATACCGCCGAAATAGGTAATGATGAACTGCTTTATACACCCAAGGCAAACTTTACATCCATTGCACAATTATACGACGATGCTATGCTGGATGAAGAAGTAAAAGCAGAAATATATAATTACCAACAAAAGCTTAATGACTTTAATGAGATACAATCAGTACAAGTTTCGCCCGAGCTGCAAACCACACTACGGCATTATCAGCACCAAGGGCTTAACTGGTTAAACTTTTTAGACGACTTCAATTTTGGAGGCTGTTTGGCCGATGATATGGGTTTAGGTAAAACCATACAGATTATTGCTTTTATACTGTTGCAGCGGCAGAAAACTAAACACAACACCAATTTGCTCGTAGTACCCACCTCGCTTATCTTTAACTGGCAGGCCGAAGTGCAAAAGTTTGCGCCTTCAATCAGAATTAACACAGTTTACGGCGCAGGTAGGGTAAAAAGCGTTGAGGACTTTGATGGGTCCGAGCTAATCTTAACCTCCTATGGCACCTTGTTGAGCGATGTGAACTTTTTGAAAGAATATTACTTTAACTATATTTTTCTGGATGAATCACAAAATGTTAAAAACCCCGATTCACAGCGGTACAAGGCTGTGCGCTTGCTCAAATCACGTAACAAAATAGCCATTACCGGCACACCTATCGAAAACAACACTTTCGATTTGTACAGCCAGCTTTCTTTTGCAAGCCCGGGTTTATTAGGGAGCAAGCAGTATTTTAAAGAAATCTATCTTACACCCATTGACCAGTTTCAGCAAAGTAAGCGTACAAAGGAGCTCCAAGAGAAAATTAGGCCGTTTGTGTTACGTAGAACAAAGGAGCAAGTAGCCAATGAGTTACCCGAAAAAACCGAGATAGTGTTACACTGTGAGATGCAAACCGAGCAGCGTAAAATTTATGACGCTTACGAAAAAGAGTTCCGTGAATTTATTTCGGCCACTACGCAGGAAAGTCTTCCTAAAAAATCAATGTACGTTTTGAAAGGCCTCACTAAGTTGCGTCAGGTTTGCGATTCGCCTTTGTTGTTGAAAGGAGAGAAGCTGCCCGGTAATGCTTCGGCAAAGATCGATGTACTGATGGAACAGATACAAAGCAAAGCACCGCATCACAAAATTTTGATCTTTTCGCAGTTTGTTACCATGCTTAACCTGATACGCGTGGAGCTGCAACGCCATCATATTGGTCATGCATTTTTATCAGGCAACACCCGGAACCGGGAAGGTGTAGTAAATGATTTTCAGGAAAACGCAGAGACGCGTGTGTTTCTGGTGAGCTTAAAAGCAGGCGGAACAGGATTAAATTTAACAGCAGCCGATTATATATACGTTGTTGACCCCTGGTGGAACCCGGCGATAGAAAATCAGGCAATAGACAGAGCTTATCGTATTGGCCAGAAAAAGAACGTGGTTGCTGTAAGGTTGATTTGTCCGAACACTGTTGAAGAGAAGATGATGCAATTACAAGAGACCAAGCGTGAACTTGCTGGCAGCATCATTACTGATGCCTCTGGCTTTAAGTCGCTTACAAGGCAAGATTTGTTAGGCATAGTTACCCATACCTAG
- a CDS encoding OmpA family protein, producing MKAPKIYFLSVTVLLGLSFGACKTKKLPAKPAQPPAAAQPAPPPQAQAPAPAQQPKEEPAPPPAKPNFNFSNIQFEFNSAVLKTGSYETLDKVVGEMKKDPSAKFTLNGHSSAEGTAEHNQSLSVDRANSVKSYLINGGINGANLTVKGWGESKPITTNTNEEARALNRRVEIKLN from the coding sequence ATGAAAGCGCCAAAAATCTATTTTTTATCTGTTACTGTTTTATTGGGCCTCTCTTTTGGAGCTTGCAAAACTAAAAAATTGCCAGCCAAACCAGCCCAGCCACCAGCTGCCGCACAACCCGCACCGCCGCCACAAGCACAGGCGCCGGCGCCAGCACAGCAGCCTAAAGAGGAACCTGCACCGCCGCCAGCTAAACCAAATTTCAATTTCAGTAATATTCAGTTCGAATTTAATTCAGCCGTGCTAAAAACAGGCTCGTATGAAACGCTTGATAAAGTAGTAGGAGAAATGAAGAAGGACCCGTCAGCGAAATTTACCCTCAATGGTCATTCGTCTGCAGAAGGAACGGCTGAGCATAACCAGTCATTGTCGGTAGATCGAGCCAACTCGGTGAAATCATATCTTATAAATGGCGGTATAAATGGTGCTAATTTGACTGTTAAGGGCTGGGGAGAAAGCAAGCCTATAACAACGAACACAAATGAGGAAGCCCGTGCGCTTAACCGCCGGGTCGAAATTAAGCTTAACTAA
- a CDS encoding ring-cleaving dioxygenase yields the protein MENSINGIHHITAIAGNAQRNFNFYSKVLGLRLVKKTVNFDDPQTYHLYYGDEQGTPGSILTFFPWENIMAGRRGTRQATEIGYSVPENSFDFWVKRFEQHNVTYNKVAEKFGEPYLTFLDPDGLKLELIASKTADYRLPWETAEVNAENATKGFHNITITTNKMQPTADILTGVFGYRLLEQHVNRYRFVTDAVDNANIVDLVEVPGEAAGHVAGGSVHHVAFRVKNEEVLMQYRDKIAALGLHITEKIDRNYFYSLYFREPGGVLFELATDNPGFSVDEPVAELGTHLKLPAQYEEYRASLETTLPKLI from the coding sequence ATGGAAAATTCAATAAACGGCATACATCACATCACAGCTATTGCTGGCAACGCCCAACGCAATTTTAATTTTTACAGCAAAGTATTAGGCCTGCGCCTGGTGAAAAAGACGGTTAATTTTGATGACCCTCAAACTTATCACCTGTACTATGGAGATGAACAAGGCACTCCCGGTTCTATCTTAACCTTTTTCCCTTGGGAAAACATCATGGCTGGTCGCCGCGGCACCCGGCAGGCTACCGAAATAGGTTATTCAGTGCCCGAAAACAGTTTCGACTTTTGGGTGAAACGCTTTGAACAACACAATGTAACTTACAACAAAGTAGCCGAAAAATTTGGCGAACCTTATTTAACCTTCCTGGATCCTGACGGTCTTAAACTGGAATTGATAGCATCTAAAACAGCAGATTACCGTTTGCCCTGGGAAACTGCAGAAGTGAATGCCGAAAACGCTACCAAAGGGTTTCACAATATAACCATCACTACTAACAAAATGCAGCCAACTGCCGATATTTTGACCGGCGTGTTTGGTTACCGTTTACTGGAGCAACACGTGAATCGCTACCGTTTTGTAACTGATGCGGTTGATAATGCAAACATTGTAGATTTGGTTGAGGTACCTGGTGAAGCGGCTGGTCATGTAGCTGGTGGTTCTGTTCACCACGTAGCCTTCAGGGTTAAAAATGAGGAAGTGCTGATGCAGTACCGGGATAAAATTGCCGCACTGGGTTTGCACATTACCGAAAAAATTGACCGTAATTATTTCTATTCACTATACTTTCGCGAACCAGGAGGCGTACTGTTTGAGCTAGCTACCGATAACCCGGGCTTTAGCGTTGACGAACCTGTAGCCGAATTAGGCACACATTTAAAGCTGCCTGCACAGTACGAAGAGTACCGCGCCAGTTTGGAAACTACTTTACCAAAATTGATCTAA
- a CDS encoding dienelactone hydrolase family protein — MYTHNNQYKKAGAPAANAKGALVMLHGRGGNAANILSLAAELNVEDFALYAPQASNNSWYPYSFMAPDKQNQPALDSAIGVIDDLVQLIIAEGIPAEKIFFIGFSQGACLTLEYISRNAKQYGGAVAFTGGLIGEQLQPENYTGDFGGTPVLITTGDPDQHVPLTRVEESVEILKQHHAQVTLKVYPGRPHTITMEEIDLANQYVFV; from the coding sequence ATGTACACACATAACAATCAATATAAAAAAGCCGGAGCCCCTGCAGCTAATGCGAAGGGGGCCCTGGTTATGTTGCATGGCCGTGGTGGCAATGCAGCCAATATTTTGAGTTTAGCTGCCGAGCTAAATGTGGAAGACTTTGCGCTTTATGCACCACAAGCCAGTAACAATAGCTGGTACCCGTACAGCTTTATGGCGCCCGATAAGCAGAACCAGCCGGCGCTCGATTCAGCAATTGGAGTTATTGATGATTTGGTCCAACTGATAATAGCCGAGGGTATTCCGGCTGAAAAAATATTCTTTATAGGTTTTTCTCAGGGGGCGTGTTTAACTTTGGAGTATATAAGCCGTAATGCTAAACAATACGGCGGTGCCGTTGCATTTACCGGCGGCCTGATAGGTGAGCAGTTACAGCCCGAGAACTATACGGGTGATTTTGGCGGAACCCCGGTGCTGATAACAACTGGTGACCCCGATCAGCATGTGCCGCTAACTCGTGTGGAGGAGAGTGTCGAGATTTTGAAGCAGCACCATGCACAAGTAACCTTAAAGGTATATCCGGGCCGGCCACATACCATAACAATGGAGGAGATAGATTTAGCCAACCAGTATGTTTTTGTGTAA
- a CDS encoding GNAT family N-acetyltransferase, with amino-acid sequence MKYPDIELVNNEAIHNFELVVDGHRSFIDYKIKDEKIYLIHTEVPAELKGKGVAEAIVEKTFSYIEQHHLKLVPMCTYVQVYLKRHPQWNRLLAS; translated from the coding sequence ATGAAATATCCAGATATTGAACTGGTTAATAATGAAGCCATTCACAATTTTGAATTGGTTGTTGACGGTCACCGGTCATTTATCGATTACAAAATTAAGGATGAGAAAATATATCTCATACATACCGAAGTGCCGGCCGAATTAAAAGGAAAAGGTGTTGCTGAAGCTATTGTTGAAAAAACATTCAGTTATATTGAGCAGCATCATTTAAAGCTAGTACCTATGTGTACTTACGTGCAGGTATATTTAAAACGTCATCCCCAATGGAATCGGCTTTTGGCTAGTTAA
- a CDS encoding ATP-binding protein encodes MQQVTIPWLKSIEALNPVPDEQLQWLIDNSDHQELNEGDYIFKRDMPLDGTIFIVAGRIRIYLMRNGVRSELVSMHERQVTGFLPYSRAKVAIGDGIAVETTQIMMLPREKCPELIRDFYELTQALVSLMSDRVRDSTAIIQQNEKMMALGKLSAGLAHELNNPASSIVRNAALLKQHLKAQPQLFAKLLAVNLDADKVAAVKAEMTRILDSKKDDRLTLRERSRLEGELLDWFEEHEIDDSDEMAENFVEQGFNSADLDAIYRHVTPEAAAPVFRWINDNLLSEKMVADIHHASERIADLITSIKTFTHMDRGQDRQYATVDTGIRNTLNMLGHKIRANNITVVQEYDPELPLVKMLVGELNQVWTNLIDNAIDAMSANSKGTLSIHTRKDREFAEIIIADDGPGIAGDIRSRIFDPFFTTKEMGKGTGMGLEVVQRIIKQQHQGSVKVNSEPGKTEFIVCIPIESC; translated from the coding sequence ATGCAACAGGTTACCATTCCATGGCTAAAAAGTATTGAAGCGCTTAACCCAGTGCCTGATGAACAGTTGCAATGGCTGATAGACAATAGTGACCACCAGGAACTTAACGAAGGTGATTATATCTTTAAGCGTGATATGCCGCTCGACGGCACCATCTTTATTGTTGCAGGACGCATTCGTATTTACCTAATGCGCAACGGTGTCCGTTCAGAATTGGTTTCCATGCACGAACGACAAGTTACCGGCTTTTTACCTTACTCCAGAGCCAAGGTGGCTATAGGTGATGGTATTGCAGTAGAGACTACACAAATCATGATGCTGCCGAGGGAAAAATGCCCCGAACTGATCAGGGACTTTTATGAGTTGACCCAGGCACTTGTGAGTTTGATGAGCGACCGCGTGCGCGATTCTACAGCCATTATTCAGCAAAATGAGAAGATGATGGCCTTGGGGAAATTATCGGCAGGTCTGGCTCACGAGCTTAACAACCCTGCCTCATCAATCGTTCGTAATGCAGCCTTATTAAAGCAGCATTTAAAAGCACAGCCACAGCTCTTTGCCAAACTTTTAGCCGTCAATTTAGATGCAGATAAAGTTGCAGCCGTTAAAGCAGAGATGACCCGTATTTTGGACAGCAAAAAAGACGACCGCCTTACATTACGTGAGCGTAGCAGGCTGGAAGGTGAGCTGCTGGATTGGTTTGAAGAGCACGAAATTGATGACAGCGACGAAATGGCCGAAAACTTTGTTGAACAAGGTTTTAATTCCGCAGATTTAGACGCAATTTATAGGCACGTAACCCCCGAGGCTGCTGCTCCGGTTTTCCGCTGGATAAACGACAATTTGCTGTCTGAGAAAATGGTAGCTGATATACACCACGCTTCTGAGCGCATTGCAGATTTAATTACTTCTATTAAGACCTTTACGCATATGGATAGGGGGCAAGATAGACAGTACGCAACGGTTGATACCGGTATACGCAATACCCTTAACATGTTGGGGCATAAAATAAGAGCAAATAACATTACGGTTGTACAAGAGTACGACCCTGAATTGCCACTCGTAAAGATGCTGGTAGGAGAGTTGAACCAGGTTTGGACAAATTTAATTGATAATGCCATCGACGCCATGAGTGCCAATAGCAAAGGAACATTAAGTATCCATACAAGGAAAGACCGCGAATTTGCTGAAATCATAATTGCCGATGACGGCCCTGGTATAGCAGGGGATATAAGAAGTCGCATTTTTGACCCGTTCTTTACTACTAAAGAGATGGGTAAAGGCACAGGTATGGGTTTGGAAGTGGTGCAACGGATTATCAAACAGCAGCATCAGGGATCAGTTAAAGTAAACAGCGAGCCGGGTAAAACCGAGTTTATTGTCTGTATACCTATTGAGAGTTGCTAA
- a CDS encoding FAD-dependent oxidoreductase translates to MTRPIILIIDDDVQVLRAVSRDLRAQYSKEYKIMSTESALEALDTLLELKNAGDVVALFISDQRMPEMPGVDFLQKAAKIYPDAKRVLLTAYSDTDAAIKAINDVQLDYYLMKPWDPPEEKLYPVVSDLLDDWHTHYIPVFKGIKLIGYQFSPQSHTIKDYLGSNLIPYQWLDIERNEEAKNLFTVNKLTNEQLPVVFFEDGSYQSKPSIADIAVKIGISPQLTNQIYDVVIIGAGPAGLAASVYGASEGLKTLLIERKAPGGQAGSSSRIENYLGFPAGLSGADLTHRAISQARRLGAEFLSPHTVADIQERDGYKYVILDDGSEVISRSIVITTGVDYRKLEVNGVDKFTGAGIYYGAAITEAAACKDKEVYIIGGGNSAGQAAMYLSKFAKNVFVVIRRESLAATMSAYLIEQIDNTPNITVLPCTEVIEAHGENCLEALTLINLNTQATVKKQATALYIFIGAKPYTDWIQMGIIKSKGNFIETGRDLASYDNFGKSWKLPRDPFLLETSCPGIFAAGDVRAGAMNRVASAVGEGSMAISFVHKYLAEV, encoded by the coding sequence ATGACCCGCCCCATTATACTAATTATTGATGACGATGTGCAGGTTCTGCGTGCTGTCAGTCGTGATTTAAGAGCTCAGTACAGCAAAGAGTACAAAATTATGAGCACAGAATCTGCGTTAGAAGCGCTTGATACCTTGCTTGAACTGAAAAATGCCGGCGACGTTGTAGCCCTATTTATAAGCGACCAGCGCATGCCCGAAATGCCAGGTGTTGACTTTTTACAAAAGGCGGCCAAAATTTATCCTGATGCAAAGCGTGTGTTGCTTACCGCATATTCGGACACGGATGCAGCTATTAAGGCCATAAACGATGTGCAGCTGGATTACTACTTGATGAAACCGTGGGATCCGCCCGAAGAGAAATTATACCCGGTGGTGAGCGATTTGCTAGATGACTGGCATACGCACTACATTCCGGTTTTTAAAGGTATAAAGCTTATTGGCTACCAGTTTTCGCCGCAATCGCACACCATAAAAGATTACCTTGGGAGTAACTTAATTCCGTATCAATGGCTGGATATTGAACGTAATGAAGAGGCCAAGAATTTGTTTACGGTTAATAAGCTGACCAATGAACAACTGCCGGTTGTTTTTTTTGAGGACGGATCTTACCAATCAAAACCTTCCATTGCTGATATAGCTGTCAAAATAGGTATTAGCCCACAACTAACCAACCAGATTTACGATGTGGTGATCATAGGCGCTGGTCCGGCCGGATTGGCTGCCTCTGTTTATGGCGCGTCTGAAGGGTTGAAGACCCTGCTTATTGAGCGTAAAGCACCTGGTGGTCAGGCCGGTTCTAGTTCGCGGATTGAGAACTACCTCGGCTTTCCGGCAGGTTTAAGTGGAGCCGATCTCACCCATAGGGCTATCAGTCAAGCGCGGCGTTTAGGCGCTGAATTTTTATCACCGCATACCGTAGCCGACATACAGGAACGTGATGGTTATAAATATGTTATTTTGGATGATGGTTCTGAGGTAATCAGCCGTTCTATTGTGATAACTACGGGCGTTGATTACCGTAAGTTGGAAGTGAATGGTGTGGATAAGTTTACCGGTGCGGGAATATACTATGGCGCCGCAATAACAGAGGCTGCTGCTTGCAAGGATAAGGAAGTCTACATTATTGGGGGAGGCAATTCGGCAGGCCAGGCAGCTATGTACCTGTCAAAGTTTGCTAAAAACGTTTTCGTCGTCATCCGCCGCGAAAGCCTTGCGGCAACTATGTCTGCCTATTTGATTGAACAAATTGACAACACGCCCAATATAACCGTACTGCCATGTACAGAAGTAATTGAAGCCCACGGTGAAAATTGCCTTGAGGCACTTACATTGATCAATTTAAACACGCAGGCAACGGTTAAAAAGCAAGCAACAGCCCTTTATATCTTTATAGGAGCCAAGCCTTACACCGATTGGATACAGATGGGAATTATAAAAAGTAAAGGCAACTTTATAGAAACCGGGCGCGATTTAGCCAGCTACGATAATTTTGGCAAATCATGGAAACTGCCACGCGATCCGTTCCTTTTGGAAACCAGCTGCCCCGGCATTTTTGCCGCCGGTGATGTACGTGCCGGTGCCATGAACAGGGTAGCTTCTGCTGTAGGAGAGGGATCAATGGCAATCAGTTTCGTACACAAATATCTGGCAGAGGTTTAA
- a CDS encoding cation:proton antiporter, with protein sequence MNNHMFDEILSKFQLPVTNPVLMFMLVLLIILLSPLLLKKIRVPAVVGFIMAGIAVSPHGLNVLQKNAATDLFSTIGLLYIMFIAGLELDLNDFKQKKHKSLLFGFLTFSVPTLIGFPVCYYVLGYPLLTSILTSSMFATHTLVAYPIISRYGISKNEAVAVTVGGTILTDTAVLIILAVVMGSVAGGLTAVFWLRLTASLMVFSLIEFIAIPRLANWFFIKVANERTTHFIFILFMVFLSAFLAQLAGIEPIVGAFAAGLALNRLVPPGSKLMNQVQFVGNAIFIPFFLISVGMLVDLHVLFNGYHALMVAGVLTVVALAGKWISALITQLVFRYSNAQRGLIFGLSSSHAAATMAIILVGFKARIIDDNILNGTIILILMTCLVASFATEKAAVRITGTDGGRNKPLLQKEEVNTGS encoded by the coding sequence ATGAATAACCATATGTTTGATGAAATACTGTCTAAGTTTCAGTTGCCGGTAACCAACCCCGTGCTGATGTTTATGTTGGTATTGCTCATTATTTTACTTTCGCCGCTGCTGCTCAAAAAAATACGGGTACCAGCTGTTGTAGGTTTTATAATGGCTGGTATAGCTGTAAGTCCGCACGGGCTTAACGTTTTGCAAAAGAATGCTGCGACTGATTTGTTTTCGACTATCGGATTGCTTTACATCATGTTTATTGCCGGTCTTGAGCTTGATTTGAATGATTTTAAACAGAAAAAGCATAAGAGCTTGCTTTTTGGTTTTCTTACCTTTTCTGTTCCTACACTAATAGGATTCCCGGTTTGTTACTATGTGCTGGGTTATCCTTTACTTACTTCCATATTAACATCCAGTATGTTTGCCACCCATACGCTGGTGGCGTACCCGATCATCAGCAGGTACGGTATCTCTAAAAATGAAGCCGTGGCGGTAACAGTTGGTGGCACTATATTAACAGACACTGCTGTCCTTATCATTCTGGCAGTTGTAATGGGATCAGTTGCTGGCGGATTAACAGCCGTGTTTTGGTTGCGTTTAACGGCGTCTTTAATGGTATTTTCATTAATTGAATTCATCGCTATTCCTCGCCTGGCAAACTGGTTCTTTATAAAGGTTGCTAACGAAAGAACCACGCACTTCATTTTTATACTATTTATGGTATTTCTTTCGGCTTTTTTGGCTCAGCTGGCCGGTATAGAGCCAATTGTAGGTGCGTTTGCTGCTGGTTTGGCACTTAACCGGCTTGTGCCACCTGGTTCTAAGCTAATGAATCAAGTGCAATTTGTGGGTAACGCTATTTTCATTCCCTTCTTTTTGATTAGTGTGGGTATGCTGGTTGATTTACATGTGTTGTTTAATGGCTACCACGCATTGATGGTTGCCGGTGTACTTACTGTAGTGGCGTTGGCAGGTAAGTGGATAAGTGCATTGATCACACAGCTCGTTTTTAGATATTCTAACGCACAGCGAGGCTTAATATTTGGCCTCAGTAGTTCGCACGCCGCAGCCACTATGGCCATCATACTAGTAGGTTTTAAAGCCAGAATTATAGATGATAATATCTTGAACGGTACCATCATACTTATTTTAATGACGTGCTTGGTAGCATCCTTTGCTACTGAGAAAGCAGCCGTAAGAATTACTGGCACAGACGGAGGCCGTAATAAACCGCTTTTACAGAAAGAAGAAGTAAATACTGGTTCGTGA